ACCGTCCTCGACTTCGGACGGGCCATCGCACACGGCACACCCGACGAGGTCCGCGGCGACCCCGAGGTGCTGCGCGCCTACCTCGGCACCGGCGCCGAACAGGAGGACGCGGCATGACCACCCTCCTGGACACCCTCTTCAACGGCCTCGCCCTGGGCGCGGTCTACGCCCTCGTCGCGCTCGGCTTCGTCATCATCTTCAAGGCCTCCGGCGTCATGAACTTCGCCCACGGCTCCCTGCTCCTGCTCGGCGGCTACCTCACCGCCGTACTCCACGACGACCTCGGCTTCGCCGGGGCCCTCGCGGTGTCCGTCCTGGCGACGGCGGCCGTGGCCGGTGCCATGGACCGCTTCCTGCTCCAGGCCGGCGGGCCGGACCAGCACGGAGCCCATGTGCAGACCATCGTCACCATCGGCGTCGACATCCTCATCCTCACCGACCTGTCCCGGCGCATCGGCGGTGACCTGCTCTCGCTCGGCGACCCCTGGGGCGACTCGGTCAGCGCGCTGGGGCCGGTGACCGTCGCGGACAGCCGTATCGCCGCGATCGTGGTCTCCGCCGTGGTCATCGCCGGTGTCTTCGCCCTGTTCCGGTACACCTCCTGGGGCCTGTCCCTGCGTGCCGCGGCCGAGGACG
The Streptomyces tuirus genome window above contains:
- a CDS encoding branched-chain amino acid ABC transporter permease; the protein is MTTLLDTLFNGLALGAVYALVALGFVIIFKASGVMNFAHGSLLLLGGYLTAVLHDDLGFAGALAVSVLATAAVAGAMDRFLLQAGGPDQHGAHVQTIVTIGVDILILTDLSRRIGGDLLSLGDPWGDSVSALGPVTVADSRIAAIVVSAVVIAGVFALFRYTSWGLSLRAAAEDVEAASLMGVRLVRIRMLAWCLAGALAALAAVFLAAFPAPGLERTTGQIALKAFPAAILGGMASPPGALAGSLLIGMTEALVAGYQSDLHVLGEGFGDVAPYAVMVLVLLVRPTGLFGGKAAVRV